Proteins encoded by one window of Vibrio panuliri:
- a CDS encoding cell division protein FtsQ/DivIB yields the protein MISTSFSQDRRLKDISSIKKHLVGAGFFVMVIVLIGSLLFSTISWMWDDQRLPLSKLVLQGKLEYVTALDVQRAFSTLEHVGTFMSQDVDTLQDVIEQIPWVSHVSIRKQWPDTIKVFLTEHHAKAIWNGDVLLDDHGQIFNGDIGKLKGDRVKLYGPKGSNLEVLETWQRISQLFEPLGLTITSLVLNDRRAWQIILDNGIRLELGKESLDERINRFVSLYSSLGSDAQRVSYIDLRYDTGAAVGWFPEQESQQESTDDEDR from the coding sequence TTGATTAGTACATCTTTTTCCCAAGACCGTCGTCTGAAAGACATCTCAAGCATTAAAAAGCACCTCGTGGGTGCTGGCTTTTTTGTTATGGTGATTGTCCTAATTGGCTCTCTACTCTTTTCTACCATTTCGTGGATGTGGGACGATCAACGTTTGCCGTTATCCAAACTTGTTCTTCAGGGCAAGTTGGAATACGTTACTGCGCTGGACGTACAGCGAGCGTTTTCTACGTTAGAGCACGTAGGGACGTTTATGTCGCAAGATGTCGACACATTGCAGGACGTGATCGAACAGATCCCTTGGGTCTCGCATGTCTCCATCCGCAAACAGTGGCCGGATACGATAAAAGTGTTTTTAACTGAGCATCACGCCAAAGCAATTTGGAACGGTGATGTTTTGTTAGATGACCATGGTCAGATCTTTAATGGTGATATTGGTAAGCTAAAAGGCGATAGAGTTAAGCTCTATGGTCCTAAAGGCTCAAACCTTGAGGTATTGGAAACTTGGCAAAGAATTAGCCAACTGTTTGAACCTCTAGGGTTAACCATTACCTCACTGGTTTTAAATGATCGACGCGCATGGCAAATTATTCTCGATAACGGTATTCGTTTGGAGTTAGGCAAAGAGTCTCTCGATGAGCGCATTAATCGTTTTGTTTCGTTGTATAGCAGCCTAGGTAGTGACGCTCAACGCGTGAGTTATATTGACCTTAGGTATGATACGGGAGCCGCGGTAGGCTGGTTCCCAGAACAAGAGTCACAACAAGAGAGCACAGATGACGAAGACCGCTGA
- the murC gene encoding UDP-N-acetylmuramate--L-alanine ligase — protein sequence MTVKHTQDLAQIRAMVPEMRRVKSIHFIGIGGAGMSGIAEVLLNEGYQITGSDIAENAVTERLTEKGATVYIGHHESNVAQASVVVVSTAINEANPEIKAAREARIPVVRRAEMLAELMRFRHGIAVAGTHGKTTTTALVTQIYSEAGLDPTFVNGGLVKSAGTNARLGSSRILIAEADESDASFLHLQPMVSIVTNIEADHMDTYGGDFETLKQTFIDFLHNLPFYGQAILCIDDPVVRELIPRVSRQVITYGFSEDADVRIENYRQEGQQGKFTVVRQGRANLDITLNIPGRHNALNASAAIAVATEDDISDEAILSAMLGTQGTGRRFDHLGEFATGNGQAMLVDDYGHHPTEVGVTIQAARSGWADKRLVMIFQPHRYSRTRDLYDDFANVLEQVDVLIMLDVYAAGEKPIAGADGRSLCRTIRSRGKIDPIFVPDSETLPAALANVLQDGDLVLTQGAGDVGKVAKQLAALKLNIAKMQA from the coding sequence ATGACCGTAAAACACACACAAGATTTAGCTCAGATTCGAGCAATGGTTCCAGAGATGCGCCGCGTAAAATCGATCCACTTTATTGGTATCGGTGGGGCTGGTATGAGTGGTATTGCTGAAGTGCTACTCAATGAGGGTTACCAAATTACAGGTTCTGACATTGCAGAAAATGCGGTCACAGAGCGCCTAACTGAGAAAGGGGCGACAGTATATATTGGCCATCATGAGAGCAATGTTGCACAGGCCAGTGTGGTAGTGGTTTCAACGGCGATCAACGAAGCCAACCCAGAGATTAAAGCCGCGCGAGAAGCGCGTATCCCTGTGGTTCGTCGTGCAGAAATGCTGGCGGAGTTGATGCGTTTTCGTCACGGTATTGCGGTCGCGGGGACACATGGTAAAACCACGACAACCGCACTAGTTACACAAATCTATTCAGAAGCTGGTCTAGATCCAACGTTTGTTAATGGTGGTCTAGTGAAGAGCGCAGGAACTAACGCTCGTTTAGGCTCAAGCCGTATCTTGATTGCCGAAGCAGATGAAAGTGATGCATCATTCTTACACCTTCAGCCAATGGTGAGTATTGTTACCAATATTGAAGCTGACCATATGGACACTTATGGCGGTGATTTTGAAACGCTAAAGCAAACCTTTATCGACTTTCTGCATAACTTGCCTTTCTACGGTCAAGCGATCTTATGTATTGATGATCCAGTCGTTCGTGAGTTGATTCCTCGAGTGAGCCGCCAAGTGATCACCTACGGCTTCTCGGAAGATGCGGATGTGCGAATTGAGAATTATCGCCAAGAAGGTCAGCAAGGTAAGTTTACCGTAGTACGTCAAGGCCGTGCGAACCTTGATATCACGCTGAATATTCCAGGGCGACACAATGCCCTCAATGCTTCCGCTGCGATTGCGGTTGCAACCGAAGATGATATTTCTGACGAGGCGATTTTAAGCGCAATGCTTGGAACCCAAGGTACCGGGCGCCGTTTTGATCACCTCGGTGAGTTTGCGACCGGCAATGGTCAAGCGATGTTGGTTGACGATTATGGTCATCATCCAACAGAAGTCGGGGTGACGATTCAAGCGGCACGCAGTGGTTGGGCAGATAAACGCCTAGTGATGATTTTTCAACCACACCGTTATAGCCGTACTCGTGACCTTTATGATGATTTTGCTAACGTATTAGAGCAGGTCGATGTTCTGATCATGCTGGATGTCTATGCGGCGGGTGAAAAGCCGATTGCGGGAGCGGATGGGCGTTCGTTATGTCGTACTATTCGCAGTCGTGGCAAGATAGATCCGATCTTTGTGCCGGATAGCGAGACACTGCCAGCGGCGTTAGCGAACGTATTACAAGATGGTGACCTTGTTTTAACGCAAGGTGCTGGTGATGTGGGTAAAGTTGCTAAGCAATTAGCAGCACTTAAACTAAACATCGCGAAAATGCAGGCGTGA